In bacterium, the following are encoded in one genomic region:
- a CDS encoding SUMF1/EgtB/PvdO family nonheme iron enzyme, protein MRTRLLGLAILLCMIAAYSGALAAKPKVPPLPKDFKYKGKMIYIPAGRFLMGNSNVGNDAGDRQSDELPQHWVTLSGYWIGKYEVTR, encoded by the coding sequence ATGAGAACACGTTTATTGGGCTTAGCAATCCTTCTGTGTATGATAGCGGCTTATAGCGGCGCTTTGGCTGCTAAACCTAAGGTGCCGCCTCTACCCAAGGACTTTAAATATAAAGGCAAGATGATCTACATCCCGGCGGGCAGGTTCCTGATGGGGAACTCTAATGTGGGCAACGACGCGGGCGATCGTCAATCTGACGAGTTGCCCCAGCACTGGGTGACCCTCTCGGGCTATTGGATCGGTAAGTATGAGGTGACACGCG
- a CDS encoding heme ABC transporter ATP-binding protein: MSTLLTAENISAGYQQRTVLHDVSLQVNSGEFLALVGANGSGKTTLLRVLSRVLKPKIGSVALNGKDLYHLSAQEAARTISFAPQEEAPVFSFPVREVVMMGRMPHQKGWGEGRSDRQVVEWAMEQAGVTTLADQPITALSGGERQRVTLARALAQQGKLLLLDEPMAHLDIGHQAAILQRLYRMVRQEGLGVVSALHDLNLAAEYADKIALLSKGKLVAVGTPQEVLQPELLHKAYGTPVMVRINPFTGKPAVFTLPAAPAQVVDASAPTIHVICGGASGVALFPSLREKGYGVTVGVTNLLDTDEEAARALGFEQAVENPYSAIGESALEEARALIQAAEQVVLTDIPFGVGNIANLKLAKEACDIGKKVWVLGEENFTDRDFCMGDAAILWRALLDNGAQRFDTSAELLQALPALN, translated from the coding sequence ATGTCCACTTTACTTACTGCCGAAAACATATCCGCCGGTTACCAGCAGCGCACTGTGCTGCATGATGTTTCGCTTCAAGTGAATTCAGGTGAGTTTTTAGCGCTGGTGGGGGCGAATGGCAGCGGTAAGACAACGCTTCTTCGGGTTCTAAGCCGGGTGTTGAAGCCAAAAATCGGCAGTGTTGCGCTTAACGGCAAAGATTTATACCACTTATCTGCTCAAGAAGCCGCTCGCACAATTTCGTTTGCCCCTCAAGAAGAAGCGCCTGTTTTCTCTTTCCCCGTTCGCGAAGTCGTGATGATGGGCCGAATGCCGCATCAAAAGGGTTGGGGGGAGGGGCGATCTGACAGGCAAGTTGTCGAGTGGGCAATGGAGCAAGCTGGGGTCACTACACTTGCCGACCAGCCGATTACTGCATTATCCGGTGGAGAGAGGCAGCGTGTGACTTTGGCGCGCGCTCTTGCTCAACAGGGAAAGCTGCTGCTATTGGATGAACCGATGGCCCATCTCGATATCGGCCATCAGGCGGCTATCTTGCAGCGGCTCTATCGAATGGTGCGTCAGGAGGGTTTAGGGGTGGTCAGCGCGTTGCATGACCTCAACCTGGCGGCTGAATATGCCGATAAGATTGCTCTGTTATCGAAGGGGAAATTGGTGGCAGTGGGTACTCCCCAAGAGGTGCTTCAACCTGAATTGCTACACAAGGCATATGGCACACCTGTTATGGTTCGAATTAATCCGTTCACGGGCAAGCCGGCCGTTTTTACTCTTCCTGCAGCTCCCGCTCAGGTTGTGGATGCCTCAGCGCCAACAATTCATGTCATCTGCGGCGGTGCAAGCGGGGTTGCTCTCTTCCCATCGCTTCGTGAAAAAGGTTATGGGGTAACGGTTGGTGTCACGAACCTATTGGACACCGATGAGGAAGCCGCCCGGGCGTTAGGTTTCGAACAAGCCGTAGAAAACCCCTATTCAGCTATTGGTGAAAGCGCGCTAGAAGAGGCCCGCGCCCTAATTCAAGCGGCAGAACAAGTAGTGCTAACCGACATCCCCTTCGGCGTCGGTAACATAGCCAACCTGAAACTAGCCAAAGAGGCCTGTGACATAGGTAAAAAGGTGTGGGTATTAGGTGAGGAGAACTTTACCGACCGCGACTTCTGTATGGGTGATGCCGCTATCCTTTGGCGCGCGCTCTTAGATAACGGAGCTCAACGCTTTGACACTTCTGCTGAATTACTTCAAGCCCTTCCGGCGTTGAACTAA